The Pleurodeles waltl isolate 20211129_DDA chromosome 6, aPleWal1.hap1.20221129, whole genome shotgun sequence genome has a segment encoding these proteins:
- the AGTRAP gene encoding type-1 angiotensin II receptor-associated protein isoform X3, translating to MAWLPASYAWGNFTVLALGVWAIAQRDSVDAVILFLVGLLLTILTDIIHFSVFFAATSNAAEKQGIEDFFRFSAGMAILSLILKPLSCFFVYFMYRERGGEHNLNFGFFTAPQDRSAYQSIDQQDAPTDQDSKMPQRQY from the exons ATGGCTTGGCTGCCCGCTTCCTATGCCTGGGGGAACTTCACCGTGCTAGCACTTGGTGTTTGGGCCATTGCCCAGAGAGATTCCGTTGATGCTGTGATTCTG TTTTTGGTGGGGCTGTTGCTGACCATCCTGACAGACATCATCcacttttctgtgttttttgcGGCCACGAGCAATGCGGCAGAGAAACAGGGAATAGAAGACTTCTTCCGATTCAGCGCCGGCATGGCAATCCTTAGCCTCATCCTCAAACCCCTTTCCTGCTTCTTTGTGTATTTCATGTACAGAGAGCGTGGAGGGGAACACAACCTCAACTTTG GTTTCTTCACCGCTCCCCAGGACCGCAGTGCCTACCAGAGCATTGACCAACAGGATGCACCGACGGATCAAGATAGCAAAATGCCACAGCGCCAATACTGA